AAAATTCAATCATGATAAATCCGAAAAACGAAATTGCCAAAGATATGTACCATGCTAAATTTCGCAATGTAATTCTCCTTTCAAAGACAAAAATCTCCAAATTTCGCAACTAGCATAGATTAAATTTGGCAATACTTGCTAAAATAGTTTATTTAGTATTTTGGGAATTCCTTCAATGATAGCATTCGGTGTTACACCATAATGAGAGAAATCCTTTGCTTGTAATTCTGCTGATCTTGCATGTAAATAAGTAGAACATACTAATGCTTGTTCAGGATTAGCCCCTTGACATAATAATGATAGAATCACACCAGTAAGTACATCTCCACTTCCACCCTTACCTAGCGCATCGTGCCCATAAGGATTCATCCATGTAATACCTTCTGGTGTTGCAACGATGGAACGATGCCCTTTTAATAGAACAAATGCATTATATTTTTCAGCAAATCGTTTTGCAATTTCTAATCGATCACTTTCAACTTCTTTTACAGTAACGTCGAGTAATGTTGCCATTTCTCCAGGGTGTGGTGTAATAATAACGGGTCCTTCATAATCTCTTACTAATTGCATTTGATTTCTTAAGAAGTACAGCCCATCTGCATCAATAATGAGTGGTTGACCATTCAATTGTTTAAACAATACTTGTACGATTGCTTCTGCTTCATCAAATCTTCCAATGCCTGGTCCGAATGCAATTGCTTTATATTTTGTAAGATTAATTTCTTTTATAGCATTTGAAGAAATATGGCCGTTTTGATCATCAAGCCCGATAAATAAAGCTTCAGGAGCCTGAACAGCTGTAAGAGCATAATTACATTCTGGTATGGCAAGCGTAATCAGGCCAAGCCCTGTACGAAAAGCAGCTTTTGCAGAAAAAATAGGAGCCCCAACATAAGATTTCGATCCACCTATAACTAATCCATGACCAAATGTTCCTTTATGCCCATCTGATGGACGTTTAGGTAATTGTGCAAATACATCAGCATTTGAAATTAACTTTGGTAATGAAAGCTTTAATGATTTTACTAATGATGTAGGAACTGAAATATTTACTAAATTCCAATTCCCA
This window of the Rummeliibacillus pycnus genome carries:
- a CDS encoding NAD(P)H-hydrate dehydratase; this encodes MYIGGKKDLNALDQYTMESLGLPGTVLMENAGTAVVTTLLQHYEDVEGKILVLAGSGNNGGDGFVIARKLSDHGLNVELCLLVSESKIQGDAFVHLNVYRKRQLPFFQLTEQNVNELQQKINHATIIVDAMLGTGFHGTLREPYRKVIQMVNQSTAFVLSVDIPSGLQADNGYVDEIAIKADQTVTFVMPKKGFFLQKGPNYIGNWNLVNISVPTSLVKSLKLSLPKLISNADVFAQLPKRPSDGHKGTFGHGLVIGGSKSYVGAPIFSAKAAFRTGLGLITLAIPECNYALTAVQAPEALFIGLDDQNGHISSNAIKEINLTKYKAIAFGPGIGRFDEAEAIVQVLFKQLNGQPLIIDADGLYFLRNQMQLVRDYEGPVIITPHPGEMATLLDVTVKEVESDRLEIAKRFAEKYNAFVLLKGHRSIVATPEGITWMNPYGHDALGKGGSGDVLTGVILSLLCQGANPEQALVCSTYLHARSAELQAKDFSHYGVTPNAIIEGIPKILNKLF